Proteins encoded in a region of the Atopobium sp. oral taxon 416 genome:
- a CDS encoding ABC transporter ATP-binding protein, which produces MSTVSCTNLGIQLAKRTIFQGVSLTCGPGSITTLTGPSGCGKSTLLNARGLLLVPSQGDVFIDGESTKLWGDKRRVQYWHDHAAFIYQNFGTVEDETLSFNIVLNKAKQRTYAHQVDAALKHVGLGGRAEELASVLSGGEKQRLGFARAMFKHADVLYADEPTASLDRANRQMIIDLLRQRADQGMTVIVATHDDALASIADANFTLPDRHES; this is translated from the coding sequence ATGTCTACAGTCTCCTGCACGAATCTCGGAATACAGTTGGCAAAACGCACCATATTCCAAGGAGTATCTCTTACCTGTGGGCCAGGGAGCATCACCACCCTCACGGGACCCAGCGGCTGTGGGAAGAGCACGCTGCTCAATGCACGCGGCCTACTCCTGGTACCCTCACAGGGTGATGTGTTCATCGACGGAGAGAGCACCAAGCTCTGGGGTGATAAGAGGCGGGTGCAATACTGGCACGACCATGCAGCCTTTATCTACCAGAATTTTGGCACGGTCGAAGATGAGACGCTTTCATTCAATATCGTATTAAACAAGGCCAAACAGCGGACATACGCCCATCAGGTTGATGCAGCGCTCAAGCATGTCGGACTCGGTGGCCGAGCAGAGGAGTTAGCCTCTGTGCTGTCCGGTGGCGAGAAGCAACGGCTCGGCTTTGCACGTGCTATGTTCAAACATGCCGATGTACTCTACGCCGACGAGCCGACAGCATCACTCGACAGGGCAAACAGACAGATGATCATAGACCTCCTGCGGCAGAGGGCTGACCAAGGCATGACAGTCATCGTCGCGACTCACGATGATGCCCTAGCCAGTATCGCAGATGCAAACTTCACGCTCCCCGACCGCCATGAGAGCTAA
- a CDS encoding Hsp20 family protein produces MAELVPFDRYDRALHRAFDPFFDFMDDFPTVINADHAAFKMNVEDADDKYVVSAQLPGVKKNQIDVELNEGTLTISVDKKDSDEEKSKNYLHRETSEWSATRQVYLKDAATQGITAKLADGVLNINVPKCTNTSNATQVAID; encoded by the coding sequence ATGGCTGAATTAGTTCCGTTTGATCGTTATGATCGTGCTCTTCATCGGGCGTTTGACCCGTTCTTTGACTTTATGGATGACTTTCCCACAGTCATCAATGCAGACCATGCAGCTTTCAAGATGAACGTTGAGGATGCAGACGACAAGTACGTTGTGTCTGCTCAGCTCCCGGGCGTCAAGAAAAATCAGATTGACGTGGAGCTCAATGAAGGTACATTGACAATCTCCGTTGATAAGAAAGACAGTGACGAAGAAAAGAGCAAGAACTATTTGCACAGAGAGACCTCTGAGTGGAGCGCCACGCGTCAGGTATATCTGAAGGATGCAGCAACGCAGGGCATCACTGCAAAGCTTGCAGACGGCGTTTTGAACATCAATGTTCCTAAGTGCACGAACACGAGCAATGCAACGCAGGTAGCTATTGACTGA
- a CDS encoding IS1 family transposase, with the protein MDPMILQQIKKMGIAEKRELLERLKALIAKKMAGSALAGTPKRCPRCKSLSFYCKGHDACGLKRWKCCSCGKTFFVKTRSVLAMSKLTATTWAAYAKGTLTGNRARPNIQMLRKVHTHGHVVHCCGI; encoded by the coding sequence ATGGATCCAATGATACTGCAGCAGATCAAAAAGATGGGGATCGCCGAGAAGCGCGAGCTCCTGGAGAGGCTGAAGGCGCTCATAGCCAAGAAGATGGCAGGCTCTGCACTTGCGGGAACACCCAAGAGGTGCCCGAGGTGCAAATCACTCAGTTTCTATTGCAAGGGCCACGACGCGTGTGGCCTTAAGAGATGGAAGTGTTGCTCGTGTGGCAAGACCTTCTTTGTAAAGACAAGATCTGTCCTGGCTATGTCCAAGCTCACGGCCACCACATGGGCCGCATATGCAAAGGGCACGCTTACAGGCAACAGGGCAAGGCCCAACATCCAGATGCTGAGAAAGGTGCACACGCACGGCCATGTTGTGCATTGCTGTGGCATATAG
- a CDS encoding PASTA domain-containing protein gives MHVELGKTQPVAVDSLDDKVHQAAVSQGSRGETVRMSSPGSQGDTHRINPANPPDMQDAPTRVQQDKDKRRKELETYITTPATKVMFGEETEVGDVDAGFDRIGGSSASGSVPPAAVGSSDTQADDTNVQGNDDASAEENPYNAKKKKRPWLIPLIIVLAIVAGVGIFFYVRSTQQVTMPDLSGLSEDDATKAVQDVGLVADVEHTYVDGDGGYVLSQEVPANQTVRRGSHVRFTVGQGRIMPDIIGKSKDDAMAALNKMGVGGYHLAYQNSSKENDTVLAVDPDVGQPFSSTDTITLTLAQDFVVPDVIGMAEDEAVKELEQSGLKANVSYVDADSGAGTVQSSDPQAGTKVAEGQTINLSVVKKDDDKDEDTGLTDARHVADYLSARPQSVATFMSQQGYTLRTGSITDSDYAQCSYAKDDADTLYFTPEPHSKGANSSDVQDVLSRGAAIAGVRLELVSSYMDGLSGVSEASVERIMKDCALNSEQASITNVPEADDSSSDTTDTGEGEDTSKDTETSATASSSETNQASDTLSNRPRFRCTVGTSGNNVWTVLVYQQGSSTAGVVTCAPRSAYSQQHGDYKQITTYAAQTYLAQ, from the coding sequence TTGCATGTTGAGCTGGGTAAGACGCAGCCGGTTGCTGTCGATTCGCTCGACGACAAGGTGCACCAGGCAGCTGTCTCACAGGGATCACGGGGTGAAACGGTCAGGATGTCCTCTCCAGGCTCTCAGGGTGATACACACAGGATAAATCCCGCGAATCCCCCCGATATGCAGGATGCACCGACGAGAGTACAGCAAGATAAAGACAAGCGGCGCAAGGAGCTCGAGACCTACATCACCACTCCTGCGACAAAGGTGATGTTCGGTGAAGAAACTGAGGTGGGGGACGTCGATGCAGGCTTTGACCGCATCGGGGGGAGCAGCGCTTCCGGCAGCGTGCCACCTGCAGCGGTAGGGTCCTCGGATACCCAGGCGGATGATACGAACGTTCAGGGAAATGATGACGCGAGCGCTGAGGAGAACCCGTACAACGCTAAAAAGAAAAAACGGCCTTGGCTCATTCCTCTTATCATTGTCCTCGCTATTGTAGCCGGAGTAGGGATCTTCTTCTATGTGCGGAGCACCCAACAGGTTACGATGCCTGACCTCTCGGGGCTTTCAGAGGACGACGCTACAAAAGCAGTCCAGGACGTCGGGCTTGTCGCAGATGTTGAGCATACCTATGTGGACGGTGACGGCGGCTATGTCCTCTCACAGGAGGTGCCGGCGAACCAAACCGTGCGGCGGGGCTCACATGTCCGCTTTACGGTCGGTCAGGGCCGCATCATGCCTGACATCATCGGTAAGAGCAAAGATGACGCGATGGCTGCCCTCAATAAGATGGGGGTGGGTGGATACCATCTGGCGTACCAGAATTCCTCGAAAGAAAACGATACGGTGCTGGCGGTCGACCCCGATGTCGGCCAACCCTTCTCCTCAACGGATACGATCACGCTGACTCTGGCACAGGATTTTGTCGTGCCCGATGTTATCGGTATGGCTGAAGATGAAGCGGTCAAGGAGCTCGAACAGAGCGGGCTCAAAGCCAACGTCAGCTATGTGGACGCTGACAGCGGCGCAGGTACCGTCCAGTCCTCCGATCCTCAGGCGGGGACCAAGGTGGCGGAGGGGCAGACGATCAATCTGTCCGTCGTGAAAAAGGACGACGATAAGGATGAGGATACGGGCTTAACTGATGCTCGGCACGTCGCAGACTACCTCTCTGCCCGTCCGCAGAGCGTGGCCACCTTCATGAGCCAGCAGGGATATACCTTGAGGACCGGATCCATCACGGACAGCGACTATGCGCAGTGTAGCTATGCCAAGGACGACGCAGACACGCTCTATTTCACCCCTGAACCGCACTCAAAAGGTGCGAACAGTTCCGATGTGCAGGATGTCCTGTCACGCGGTGCCGCGATCGCAGGCGTCAGGCTGGAGCTGGTCTCCTCCTACATGGATGGACTTTCCGGCGTCAGTGAGGCATCGGTGGAGCGGATCATGAAAGACTGTGCGCTTAACTCTGAGCAGGCAAGCATCACGAATGTGCCGGAAGCGGACGATAGCTCGTCCGACACGACCGATACCGGCGAGGGCGAGGATACGAGCAAGGATACAGAGACATCCGCTACGGCAAGCTCATCTGAGACAAACCAGGCGAGCGATACCTTGTCCAACCGACCACGGTTTAGGTGTACGGTCGGTACGAGCGGCAACAATGTCTGGACGGTGTTGGTGTATCAGCAAGGGTCCTCAACCGCAGGCGTCGTGACATGCGCCCCGAGAAGTGCGTACAGCCAGCAGCACGGTGACTATAAGCAGATTACAACCTATGCAGCGCAGACCTATCTGGCACAGTAG
- a CDS encoding lactococcin 972 family bacteriocin yields MWEYGFWDAMFRSYYTVGRCHGSTVTANGRTMRSANTVAGIRSIAEIHGLNGPTTSARYYYRVC; encoded by the coding sequence ATATGGGAGTATGGATTCTGGGATGCCATGTTCCGTTCGTACTACACAGTGGGACGCTGCCACGGCAGCACTGTCACCGCAAACGGCCGTACAATGAGAAGTGCTAACACAGTGGCTGGAATCAGGTCAATTGCCGAGATACATGGGCTCAATGGTCCCACGACATCAGCTCGATACTACTATCGAGTCTGCTAG
- a CDS encoding IS3 family transposase, with amino-acid sequence MTGLKDLTRAKAEAVHALAQEGYRLDDLLAAAGLARSTYHYALSHPARPTRPKLWKRVAEIFSRCPNGCGHREIAMCLRSEDGARIADKTVLKIMHEMGISCGIRRETDYHRYNSYKGVVGSTFENLLGRDFAAEGPWKKMGTDVTEFRCSFGKAYLAPLYDFSSREIVAWSISEHPDMAQQTDMLCMLIEKLPAWKHPLLHSDMGWQYQHEAYCSKLEGAGIVQSMSRKGNCLDNACTEGLFGHMKDEFFRGNDWDTFEAFKADLEAYIIFWNTRRRQKALGGLTPEEFRNQAV; translated from the coding sequence TTGACAGGGCTCAAGGATCTGACCAGGGCGAAGGCAGAGGCCGTGCATGCGCTCGCGCAGGAGGGCTACAGGCTCGACGACCTGCTGGCGGCAGCGGGTCTTGCGAGGTCGACGTACCACTATGCGCTCTCCCATCCCGCCAGACCCACCAGGCCAAAGCTCTGGAAGCGCGTGGCGGAGATATTCTCGCGCTGCCCCAACGGATGCGGCCACAGGGAGATAGCCATGTGCCTGCGCAGCGAGGACGGAGCGCGCATAGCCGACAAGACGGTGCTCAAGATCATGCACGAGATGGGGATATCCTGCGGCATCAGGCGCGAGACCGACTACCACAGATACAACTCGTACAAGGGGGTCGTAGGCAGCACCTTCGAGAACCTGCTGGGACGCGACTTCGCGGCCGAAGGGCCATGGAAGAAGATGGGGACGGACGTGACGGAATTCAGGTGCTCGTTCGGCAAGGCATACCTCGCGCCGCTCTACGACTTCTCGAGCAGGGAGATCGTCGCATGGTCCATATCGGAGCACCCCGACATGGCGCAGCAGACGGACATGCTCTGCATGCTCATAGAGAAGCTCCCCGCATGGAAGCATCCGCTGCTCCACAGCGACATGGGATGGCAGTACCAACATGAGGCCTATTGCTCCAAGCTCGAGGGGGCAGGGATCGTGCAGAGCATGTCCAGGAAGGGCAACTGCCTCGACAATGCCTGCACCGAGGGCCTCTTCGGCCATATGAAGGACGAGTTCTTCCGCGGGAATGACTGGGACACGTTCGAGGCGTTCAAGGCAGACCTTGAGGCATATATAATCTTCTGGAACACCCGCAGGCGCCAGAAGGCGCTCGGCGGCCTGACCCCGGAGGAATTCCGGAACCAGGCCGTCTAG